A single window of Acidimicrobiales bacterium DNA harbors:
- a CDS encoding amidohydrolase family protein, with translation MTRNYEVISADAHIEAPPVWAERIPAHLRDRAPRIVALPDGGDGWQLGDGEPAPLGLQLTGGKKYTEFIERGQSYADDLPGAGGPEQRLAEQDRDGVDAEVLFSSVVATALKKVGDHRDVQVAIATAYNSWASEFCSHDIERLLGVGIIPFTGIDDAVAELHRIAELPGLRGAMLLQFPSGKPVLTDADEPFWAAAADLDVCIVAHHNFGGDEKQKSHPLPGLRKEKAMDMGGGADLGLFAWLLTCDLPLPTLPIVTVLQLMLGGPLDRHPNLRFHFAETGIGWLPYWLEQMEDRFDRHRFWAKVNLERRPIEYVRDHFTFSFQEDHAGLALRHMIGVDNICWASDFPHSVSDWPYSREVLARSMAGVPNDERRRIQALNIAAQFRVIDPADKDRLAAEPLSPLASDVPGRGERRIA, from the coding sequence ATGACACGCAACTACGAGGTGATCTCCGCCGACGCCCACATCGAGGCGCCACCGGTCTGGGCCGAACGGATCCCCGCGCATCTGCGCGACCGCGCCCCGCGCATCGTCGCGTTGCCCGACGGCGGCGACGGTTGGCAACTCGGCGACGGCGAGCCGGCACCGCTCGGGCTCCAGCTCACGGGCGGCAAGAAGTACACGGAGTTCATCGAGCGGGGGCAGTCCTACGCGGACGACCTGCCCGGTGCCGGTGGACCAGAGCAACGTCTCGCCGAACAGGACCGCGATGGTGTCGACGCCGAGGTGCTGTTCTCCTCGGTCGTCGCCACGGCGCTGAAGAAGGTCGGCGACCATCGCGACGTCCAGGTGGCCATCGCCACCGCCTACAACTCGTGGGCGTCGGAGTTCTGCTCGCATGACATCGAACGACTCCTCGGCGTCGGCATCATTCCCTTCACCGGTATCGACGACGCGGTCGCAGAGCTCCACCGGATCGCGGAGCTGCCGGGTCTGCGGGGAGCGATGTTGCTCCAGTTCCCGTCGGGGAAGCCTGTTCTCACCGACGCGGACGAGCCGTTCTGGGCGGCCGCGGCCGACCTCGACGTGTGCATCGTCGCCCACCACAACTTCGGCGGTGACGAGAAGCAGAAGTCCCACCCCCTACCCGGTCTCCGCAAGGAGAAGGCGATGGACATGGGTGGCGGCGCAGATCTGGGCCTCTTCGCATGGCTCCTGACCTGCGACCTACCGCTGCCGACGCTGCCGATCGTCACCGTTCTCCAGCTCATGTTGGGTGGACCGCTGGACCGACACCCGAACCTCCGGTTCCACTTCGCGGAGACGGGGATCGGCTGGCTCCCCTACTGGCTCGAGCAGATGGAGGACCGTTTCGACCGCCATCGCTTCTGGGCCAAGGTCAACCTCGAGCGTCGCCCCATCGAGTACGTGAGGGACCACTTCACGTTCTCGTTCCAGGAGGACCACGCCGGGCTGGCGCTGCGTCACATGATCGGCGTGGACAACATCTGCTGGGCGTCGGACTTCCCGCACAGCGTCAGCGACTGGCCGTACTCGCGCGAGGTGCTCGCCCGTTCCATGGCCGGCGTGCCAAACGACGAGCGTCGCCGAATCCAGGCGCTCAACATCGCAGCCCAGTTCCGCGTCATCGACCCTGCGGACAAGGACCGCCTCGCGGCCGAACCGCTCAGCCCCCTCGCATCGGACGTGCCGGGTCGCGGCGAGCGGCGCATCGCATGA
- a CDS encoding CaiB/BaiF CoA-transferase family protein: protein MTPPAGGNPEPLRVVDFSTHLSGPMASHLLVEAGADVIKIEHPVRGDGNRGNDPKLAGVSDMHLALNPGTRSLAVSTRSPHWSGVVEAAVAWADAVIVGNRPSDSAKRGLDFPTLLKANDRLVYCVISGYGLRGPWADYSAHGQNMDAYAGRVELDWDEGEPVTRLGWRSAGTTLAGMFGAMGVLAGVVRRDRGGGPQFVHTSIWQSAMWWNWRDLNTLANIGEGWTEYRDMGSRYNVYATEDGRAVLVCPVEKRFWDVFCDLAELPDELRDRGDWTHSMEFGFDDEMPVIAAAMRRRTMGEWREALLAADIPFAPVLTLEEAMSSDHAAANDVLRTTTTAAGDEVRVAASPLRLDPDLDSALEPGLAPLGPPPDVGQHNDDLLAEIGLTDLIGEDLSR from the coding sequence GTGACGCCTCCCGCCGGGGGCAACCCCGAACCGCTGCGGGTGGTCGACTTCTCCACCCACCTCTCGGGCCCGATGGCGAGCCATCTGCTCGTCGAGGCCGGCGCCGACGTGATCAAGATCGAACACCCGGTGCGTGGCGACGGAAACCGGGGGAACGACCCGAAACTCGCCGGTGTCAGCGACATGCACCTCGCGCTCAACCCCGGGACACGCAGCCTCGCGGTGAGCACCCGTTCGCCGCACTGGTCCGGCGTCGTCGAGGCCGCCGTCGCCTGGGCCGACGCGGTGATCGTCGGCAACCGGCCGAGCGACTCGGCGAAACGGGGTCTCGACTTCCCGACGCTGCTGAAGGCAAACGACCGGCTCGTGTACTGCGTCATCTCGGGCTACGGACTCCGGGGCCCCTGGGCGGACTACAGCGCCCACGGCCAGAACATGGACGCCTATGCGGGCCGTGTGGAGCTCGACTGGGACGAGGGTGAACCCGTCACCCGGCTGGGCTGGCGTTCGGCCGGGACCACTCTCGCCGGCATGTTCGGTGCCATGGGGGTCCTCGCCGGTGTCGTGCGCCGGGACCGTGGCGGCGGGCCCCAGTTCGTCCACACCTCGATCTGGCAGTCGGCGATGTGGTGGAACTGGCGGGACCTCAACACCCTCGCCAACATCGGCGAAGGGTGGACCGAGTACCGCGACATGGGATCGCGCTACAACGTCTACGCCACCGAGGATGGAAGGGCCGTGCTCGTGTGCCCCGTCGAGAAGCGGTTCTGGGACGTCTTCTGCGATCTCGCCGAGCTGCCCGACGAGCTGCGGGACCGCGGCGACTGGACCCACTCCATGGAGTTCGGCTTCGACGACGAGATGCCCGTGATCGCCGCGGCGATGCGTAGGCGGACGATGGGGGAGTGGCGGGAGGCCCTACTGGCGGCCGACATCCCCTTCGCTCCGGTGCTGACCCTCGAGGAGGCGATGTCGAGCGACCACGCGGCGGCAAACGACGTTCTGCGCACGACGACCACCGCGGCCGGCGACGAGGTCCGCGTCGCCGCGTCGCCACTGCGTCTCGACCCCGACCTCGACAGCGCGTTGGAGCCTGGCCTTGCGCCTCTCGGCCCACCGCCCGACGTCGGACAGCACAACGACGACCTGCTCGCCGAGATCGGGCTCACCGATCTCATCGGCGAAGACCTCTCACGATGA
- a CDS encoding FCD domain-containing protein, whose protein sequence is MEGTADAVTGDETTPPSPDRRRRRTEKTAEWVAREILSDIVDRELEPGSKLAPQAEMLEDFQVGRASLREALRILETHGLITIKPGPGGGPVVSGVHGADFGRMATVFLHASGATFRELVAARLVIEPLMARQAAERQSRDAPPELHEALQRSREVSDDGDRGYISASTSFHDVVTSHSGNRVLDLIARALKEIYVERIREIAYEPSERARILEAHEAIADAILAGDGDTAETLMREHMVEYVEVISAKFPGVMDETVEWR, encoded by the coding sequence ATGGAAGGCACCGCTGACGCCGTGACGGGCGACGAGACGACCCCACCGAGCCCGGACCGCCGGCGCCGCCGCACCGAGAAGACGGCGGAATGGGTCGCCCGCGAAATCCTCTCGGACATCGTCGACCGCGAGCTCGAACCCGGCTCGAAGCTCGCCCCCCAGGCTGAGATGCTCGAAGACTTCCAGGTCGGCCGTGCGTCCCTGCGCGAAGCCCTGCGGATCCTCGAGACCCACGGGCTGATCACGATCAAGCCGGGACCGGGTGGCGGGCCCGTCGTCTCCGGTGTGCACGGGGCCGACTTCGGTCGCATGGCGACGGTGTTCCTGCACGCGAGCGGGGCGACCTTCCGGGAGCTCGTCGCAGCCCGCCTCGTGATCGAACCCCTCATGGCCCGCCAGGCCGCCGAGCGTCAGAGCCGCGACGCCCCGCCCGAGCTCCATGAGGCGCTCCAACGCAGCCGCGAGGTGTCCGACGACGGGGACCGTGGCTACATCAGCGCCTCCACGTCGTTCCACGATGTCGTGACGAGCCATTCGGGCAACCGGGTCCTCGACCTCATCGCACGGGCGCTCAAGGAGATCTACGTCGAACGCATCCGCGAGATCGCGTACGAGCCGAGCGAGAGAGCGCGGATCCTCGAGGCCCACGAGGCCATCGCCGACGCGATCCTCGCCGGTGACGGCGACACGGCCGAGACGCTGATGCGCGAGCACATGGTCGAGTACGTCGAGGTGATCTCGGCGAAGTTCCCCGGCGTGATGGACGAGACCGTGGAGTGGCGCTGA
- a CDS encoding carboxymuconolactone decarboxylase family protein, which yields MNHEGLPRRTSADTEGPVAKVLSKLEATGQDLTVLRLLANSPTVFRPFVRLSSTLMYDGALPEKVREVVILWMGRNRPHSYEWIEHVLIARRVGLSDEQIDAIERDDLDGDLFTDEQRLAVVVAAQLLGDHALPPETFEAAVDTWGLETFIELVMVVGWWGGTVPTFLEAMGLRRPDVCDLDVPEWMPEPD from the coding sequence ATGAACCACGAAGGTCTGCCGCGCCGCACCTCCGCCGACACTGAGGGGCCCGTCGCCAAGGTGCTGTCCAAGCTCGAGGCGACGGGGCAGGACCTCACCGTTCTGCGCCTCCTTGCGAACTCGCCGACTGTGTTCAGGCCCTTCGTCAGGCTGTCGAGCACCCTGATGTACGACGGCGCGCTGCCCGAGAAGGTTCGCGAGGTCGTGATCCTGTGGATGGGCCGGAACCGACCGCACTCCTACGAGTGGATCGAACACGTTCTGATCGCCCGCCGGGTCGGGCTGAGCGACGAGCAGATCGACGCGATCGAGCGCGACGATCTCGACGGAGACCTCTTCACCGACGAGCAGCGACTCGCCGTCGTCGTCGCAGCGCAACTGCTCGGGGATCATGCGCTGCCACCGGAGACGTTCGAGGCGGCCGTCGACACATGGGGCCTCGAGACGTTCATCGAGCTCGTGATGGTGGTCGGCTGGTGGGGTGGAACGGTGCCCACCTTTCTCGAGGCGATGGGGCTGCGCCGCCCCGACGTCTGTGACCTCGACGTGCCCGAGTGGATGCCCGAACCGGACTGA
- a CDS encoding glucose 1-dehydrogenase, translating into MSAYDPAELFDLTGRTAVITGGSRGLGREMAMAFAGAGADVVIASRKLEACEAAAAEIAEATGRRALGVACHVGHWDQVEALAETAYHEFGSVEILVNNAGMSPLYPSLDEVTEALYDKVMDVNLKGAFRLSAVIGSRMAEAGRGSIINVSSSAARRPTHTETVYAAAKAGLEAFTMAFAHEYGPAVRVNCIAPGPFLTDIADAWDPSSIDKLGEVMAMRRGGQPAEIVGAALYLASDASSYTTGSVIAVDGGPPQALL; encoded by the coding sequence ATGAGCGCCTACGACCCTGCCGAACTCTTCGACCTGACAGGCCGTACGGCGGTGATCACCGGCGGCAGCCGTGGACTGGGCCGGGAGATGGCGATGGCGTTCGCCGGCGCCGGCGCCGATGTCGTCATCGCGAGCCGCAAGCTCGAAGCGTGTGAGGCCGCCGCGGCCGAGATCGCCGAAGCTACGGGCCGGCGGGCGCTGGGCGTGGCCTGCCACGTCGGGCACTGGGACCAGGTCGAAGCACTCGCTGAAACGGCCTACCACGAGTTCGGCTCCGTGGAGATCCTCGTGAACAACGCGGGGATGTCGCCGCTGTACCCGTCGCTCGACGAGGTGACCGAGGCCCTCTACGACAAGGTCATGGACGTCAACCTCAAGGGGGCGTTCCGGCTGAGCGCGGTGATCGGCTCCCGCATGGCCGAGGCCGGACGCGGGTCGATCATCAACGTCAGCAGCAGCGCCGCACGACGTCCCACCCACACAGAGACCGTCTACGCCGCGGCGAAGGCGGGTCTCGAGGCGTTCACGATGGCATTCGCCCACGAGTACGGGCCGGCGGTGCGGGTCAACTGCATCGCCCCGGGTCCGTTCCTCACCGACATCGCCGACGCGTGGGACCCGTCTTCGATCGACAAGCTCGGCGAGGTGATGGCCATGAGACGGGGCGGCCAACCCGCCGAGATCGTCGGCGCGGCCCTCTACCTCGCCTCGGACGCCTCCAGCTACACCACCGGTTCGGTGATCGCGGTGGACGGCGGCCCGCCTCAGGCGCTGCTCTAG
- a CDS encoding acyl-CoA dehydrogenase family protein codes for MTWGFETDPEFQAELDWIDDFVTNEVEPLDHVIPHPFDLADPVRAELIPPLQERVRERKLWACHLGPELGGQGYGQVKLGLMNEILGRSDNAPSVFGCQAPDSGNAEILAHYGTPEQKERFLEPLLRNEIVSCYSMTEPQGGADPKVFRCTATLDGDEWVINGEKWFSSHARWADFLIVMVVTDPEAETYRKMSMLLVPVDTPGVEIVRNVGLGIEDESQDNGSHAYIRYTNCRVPTENMLGDRGQGFVVAQTRLGGGRIHHAMRTVGRCGRLLDQMAERALSRTTQGELLGRKQMVQDMVAESWIQLETFKLLVLQTAWRIDKYHDYQRVRADISAVKALMPKVYLDIASRALQIHGSLGLSWEMGFSREVMESFAMGLADGPTEVHKTTVARQLLKSYDGGDEIFPSTHIPKLRAAAREKYRDVLERHGRL; via the coding sequence ATGACCTGGGGATTCGAAACCGACCCGGAGTTCCAAGCCGAGCTCGACTGGATCGACGACTTCGTCACGAACGAGGTCGAACCGCTGGACCACGTGATCCCCCATCCCTTCGACCTCGCAGATCCGGTGCGTGCCGAGCTCATCCCGCCGCTCCAGGAGAGGGTCCGGGAACGGAAACTGTGGGCCTGCCACCTCGGCCCGGAACTCGGTGGCCAGGGATACGGCCAGGTGAAGCTCGGCCTCATGAACGAGATCCTCGGGCGCTCGGACAACGCTCCGAGCGTGTTCGGCTGCCAGGCGCCGGACTCGGGTAATGCCGAGATCCTCGCCCACTACGGCACCCCCGAACAGAAGGAGCGGTTCCTCGAACCGCTCCTGCGAAACGAGATCGTCTCGTGCTACTCGATGACCGAACCCCAGGGCGGCGCCGACCCGAAGGTGTTCCGTTGCACGGCCACCCTCGACGGAGACGAGTGGGTGATCAACGGCGAGAAGTGGTTCTCCTCCCACGCCCGCTGGGCCGACTTCCTCATCGTCATGGTGGTGACCGACCCCGAGGCCGAGACCTACCGCAAGATGTCGATGCTGCTGGTCCCCGTCGACACGCCCGGCGTCGAGATCGTCCGCAACGTGGGACTCGGGATCGAGGACGAGTCACAGGACAACGGTTCGCACGCCTACATCCGTTACACCAACTGCCGGGTACCCACCGAGAACATGCTCGGCGACCGCGGACAGGGTTTCGTCGTCGCGCAGACCCGCCTCGGTGGAGGACGGATCCACCACGCGATGCGCACGGTCGGGCGCTGCGGTCGGCTGCTCGACCAGATGGCCGAGCGTGCCCTGTCACGGACCACCCAGGGTGAACTCCTCGGCCGCAAGCAGATGGTCCAGGACATGGTGGCCGAGTCCTGGATCCAACTCGAGACCTTCAAGCTCCTCGTGCTGCAGACCGCATGGCGGATCGACAAGTACCACGACTACCAGCGCGTCCGCGCCGACATCTCCGCAGTCAAGGCGCTGATGCCGAAGGTGTACCTCGACATCGCCTCACGGGCGCTCCAGATCCACGGGTCCCTCGGCCTCTCGTGGGAGATGGGCTTCTCGCGCGAGGTGATGGAGTCCTTCGCCATGGGCCTCGCCGACGGCCCGACCGAGGTCCACAAGACGACCGTCGCGCGCCAACTGCTCAAGAGCTACGACGGCGGCGACGAGATCTTCCCGTCGACCCACATCCCGAAGCTTCGGGCCGCGGCGCGTGAGAAGTACCGCGATGTCCTGGAGCGCCACGGTCGCCTCTGA
- a CDS encoding phosphotransferase family protein yields MGERPALDLDDVARRATAAAAEVWPGASVDGVHMMMGGHSGLTLAGTLHGAGERREIVMKVAPPGRTPVGRHDVMRQARLLQGLGTVEGVAVPDVYFTDDDPPPLFAMSFATGEATEPVLSANALDPAVTRARTFAAVELMAALHGAVPGQIGLDDEPVVSIVEEMQKWEKTMHAVPPELRPRGPELLARLRAEVPDDVEPSVVHGDYRLGNILIDGVTPTAIIDWEIWSIGDPRGDLAWFCVFTEQGDLPGASYDAPGMPSADEVVAAYEAASGGPVRDWVWFQAFGRFKMAAIMGHNLRRHREGRHHDPYQETLVPAILALAERGIELLD; encoded by the coding sequence ATGGGGGAGCGGCCGGCACTGGATCTCGACGACGTCGCGCGGCGGGCGACGGCGGCCGCCGCCGAAGTCTGGCCGGGCGCGAGCGTCGACGGCGTTCACATGATGATGGGCGGCCACTCGGGGCTCACTCTCGCAGGCACGCTCCACGGGGCGGGGGAGCGGCGCGAGATCGTCATGAAGGTCGCCCCGCCGGGGCGAACCCCGGTCGGTCGCCACGACGTCATGCGCCAGGCCCGCCTCCTTCAGGGTCTCGGGACCGTCGAGGGTGTGGCCGTGCCTGACGTGTACTTCACTGACGACGATCCGCCACCGCTGTTCGCCATGTCCTTCGCCACCGGTGAAGCCACCGAACCCGTGCTCAGCGCGAACGCCCTGGACCCGGCAGTCACGCGGGCCCGGACGTTCGCCGCGGTCGAGTTGATGGCGGCCCTGCACGGCGCAGTCCCCGGTCAGATCGGCCTCGATGACGAACCGGTCGTGTCGATCGTCGAGGAGATGCAGAAGTGGGAGAAGACGATGCATGCGGTTCCCCCCGAACTGCGTCCCCGGGGACCTGAACTGCTCGCCCGTCTGCGAGCTGAGGTCCCCGACGACGTCGAACCGTCGGTCGTGCACGGCGACTACCGCCTTGGCAACATCCTCATCGACGGGGTCACCCCGACAGCCATCATCGACTGGGAGATCTGGTCCATCGGTGACCCGCGTGGGGATCTCGCATGGTTCTGCGTATTCACCGAGCAGGGCGATCTCCCCGGCGCGAGTTACGACGCCCCTGGCATGCCGAGCGCCGACGAGGTGGTCGCTGCCTATGAGGCCGCGTCGGGTGGCCCGGTGCGTGACTGGGTCTGGTTCCAGGCGTTCGGCCGGTTCAAGATGGCGGCCATCATGGGCCACAACCTCCGGCGCCACCGCGAGGGGCGACACCACGACCCCTACCAGGAGACGCTGGTGCCGGCGATCCTCGCCCTGGCCGAACGGGGCATCGAACTCCTCGACTGA
- a CDS encoding amidohydrolase family protein, which translates to MTLTTPEPTTTDPLGDVAIIDCDAHFTEPPDLWTSRAPASMNGKVPVQKTVDGRTGWYLDDEVWASTGGNTIQQGHNKILGSHVVQPFSDIDPAAWSVPERLELMDEQGIHAEIIYPNGVGFASNHIFAIADLTRRQAILQIYNDFFADIQDESGGRLLPQAMLPIWDMELTVAEMQRMADRGIRGFTLSDKPEMIGLPELWEDYYTPMWDTFEQTRSVANFHIGAGATREDLESIRGSRFKTREQRMADEAEERRKNPGKASTWWNEFDSQRRLAVHATQMYMSNVRIIINLCMSNLFDRHPGLKIVSAESGIGWVPFILEALEYQYDEMVTVPDELSHAQRRPREYFTDHLYVMWWFEQSGPAKLIADIGVNNVLVETDVPHPTCLYPTARAHFAKVLADVDEHTKRRVLQDNAAELYRIEL; encoded by the coding sequence ATGACCCTGACAACGCCCGAGCCCACGACCACCGACCCACTCGGTGACGTCGCGATCATCGACTGTGACGCCCACTTCACCGAACCGCCCGACCTGTGGACCTCGCGTGCCCCCGCTTCGATGAACGGGAAGGTCCCCGTCCAGAAGACGGTCGACGGTCGCACCGGCTGGTACCTCGACGACGAGGTCTGGGCATCCACCGGCGGCAACACCATCCAGCAGGGACACAACAAGATCCTCGGCTCGCACGTGGTGCAGCCCTTCAGCGACATCGACCCCGCAGCGTGGTCGGTGCCCGAACGTCTCGAACTCATGGACGAACAGGGCATCCACGCCGAGATCATCTACCCCAACGGCGTCGGCTTCGCCTCGAACCACATCTTCGCCATCGCGGACCTCACCCGCCGACAGGCGATCCTGCAGATCTACAACGACTTCTTCGCCGACATCCAGGACGAGTCCGGCGGGCGACTGCTTCCCCAGGCGATGCTGCCCATCTGGGACATGGAACTCACCGTGGCCGAGATGCAACGCATGGCCGACCGCGGTATCCGGGGCTTCACGCTCTCGGACAAGCCCGAGATGATCGGTCTGCCGGAGCTGTGGGAGGACTACTACACCCCGATGTGGGACACGTTCGAACAGACCCGGTCCGTTGCAAACTTCCACATCGGCGCCGGCGCGACCCGTGAGGACCTCGAGTCCATCAGAGGGTCGCGGTTCAAGACCCGGGAGCAACGCATGGCCGACGAGGCCGAGGAGCGTCGCAAGAACCCCGGCAAGGCGTCCACGTGGTGGAACGAGTTCGACTCCCAGCGCCGCCTCGCCGTGCATGCCACGCAGATGTACATGAGCAACGTCCGCATCATCATCAACCTCTGCATGAGCAACCTCTTCGACCGCCATCCCGGCCTCAAGATCGTCTCGGCTGAGAGCGGGATCGGGTGGGTGCCGTTCATACTCGAGGCGCTCGAATACCAGTACGACGAGATGGTCACGGTGCCCGACGAGCTCTCCCATGCGCAGCGCCGGCCGCGTGAGTACTTCACCGATCACCTCTACGTCATGTGGTGGTTCGAGCAGTCCGGACCGGCCAAGCTCATCGCCGATATCGGCGTGAACAACGTCCTCGTCGAGACCGACGTCCCGCACCCGACCTGCCTGTACCCGACCGCCCGGGCCCACTTCGCGAAGGTGCTCGCCGACGTCGACGAGCACACGAAACGCCGCGTCCTGCAGGACAACGCGGCCGAGTTGTACCGCATCGAACTCTGA